The sequence below is a genomic window from Candidatus Auribacterota bacterium.
CCGACCGCAAAAGCGGCCATGAGCGCCATGCCCCACAGGATTCGCCCCATCAGCACACTGGCGCCGATGACGATAAAAATGCCCGGATTACACGGCAACGAGCATGCCGCCACACCGCCGCCAAGAAACAGTCCCCCCAGTGCGGCGCCCATCTTTCCTCCTGAGGCCGAAGGCGCGCCGTCCTTTCGGGTGCGGCCCGGCAGCCTGAACGGGAGCAGTTTCAAAGTGGCCAGCCCCAGGATTACCGCTACGGCCCCTGCGAACAGTTTCCAGTACCGTCCAAGAAACGCCTGCGCCGTCTGACCGACAAGCCCGGCCACAAACCCGAGAATAATCAGCGCCAGCGTGGCGCCGATCAGGAACCATACCGCTGACGTAAATGCCGAACGCCGGTCCACATCCTGCCGCGTGCCCGAATAGGCCACCAGCATGCCCATCGCCGGCAAGGTGCAACAAGCGCTCGCCACCGCGCTGACCAATCCCAGCAGGAAGGCCAGCGGCAAGGCCGCCGGCCCCGTGCTGGCCGCTTGAAGTGCGTCTGTAACCCACTGCAGCATGTGAAATATCCCTTATTTGCATCACCTGGGGCAGCATCCGGATTTGGCCGATGAACCGCACCCGCCCCCACTCGATGCGCCCACAAAAGCCTGGACAAGCTTCGTTTCCGTAATCTCCCCGGAAACCGCTTTCATCCCGCGCCCCTTGACCATCGCGAGCACTCCCGGCACAGCCACTTGCGCCGTTATCCGCTCATAGTCGCGCCCGCCCGGCTTCAGAGTGAAGACGCCGAGCTTACTTCCTCGGGCTTCAATCGTCCGCACCGCGCTCTGGATTTGCGCCGTCGGCGCATTCCCGGCTTTCTCTTTCCTGTCGGGCAGGAAAACGAAGACCGCATTCGTGTCGGCGGCAACCGTGTTCAGCTCGGAAAGCGCGCTGATTTCCTTCCCGGCTGCCGTGTCCGCAGTGGCTGGCGCATTATTCGTCGCGGAAGAGATGTCGCCGGTCGCAAAGCCTGCCACGGACTTATCGGCAGATACTACGTTGCCCTTAATCACGGCCCGCGCTGCCATCGCCGCCGCCGCAACCAGCACGACCGATCCCACAACCCAACGCATTCGACCCGAAATCCCTGTGGCGTGGCAACCGCATTCGGGCCCACATGCCTCGGCCTGCTGCTTCAGCAATTCCCTATTGTCTTCATGTTTATGGTCTTCATACGACGTTTTCATTGCTCATATCTCCTTGTGTGTATTGTTTTCAAACACAACAGCCCTTTGTGCCCGGCGACGCTTCGCTGCAATCGTATTCTTCTGTTCCCTATCACATCGCTGTTTCGAACAATTGCCGGCGGCAATCCAAGCGCCTTCACGGCTTGCAGAAGATCCTCTGGCAGAGGGCGTCCAAACCTTCCCCGCAAATCCGCTTGAGGCGCTTCTGGTCCGCCAGAATCTCAGCGGTCTCTTTCATGTCGCTGAACAGCGGAGCGAGTATCTTGCCTGCCGAGGGTGGCCTGAACTCCTTCGACAACCGATAGTACATCCACCTCCCTTCCTTGCGGCTGTCTATGAGTCGCGCAGACCGCAGGATCGTCAGATGCTTGGATACGGTAGACGGCGCCAGTTTCAGCAAGGCGATGAGCTGACAGACGCAAAGCTCGCCTCCCTTAAGCGCATACAGAATCCGCATCCGTTTCTCGTCGGCAAGCGCCTTGAGCATATCCATGATGTCCCGCATGGAAGCCTCCATTATTTCGTTATGTGGCTAAATATACTATATTTGCTGAGCCGTGTCAATACTCGATTTGTTTTCTTGATTTGTTTTCTGAGCATAGCCACTGACCATTTTCTACAAAATCCCGTTTCGATAAATGGGGACAGAGTAGCAACTTTGAAGGATCGCTCCTCAGGGCAGTCGCAAAGGCTATGCAGGATAGGTACCCGCATCTCCTGCAATTTGTCCGGCGCAAAACCTTGTAAATGTCCAGGACATCGGGAAGATGTTTCCTTCCTTCGAACTTCGGCTCTATTTTGTCTTTTCGATCCCAGATCTCATTCACTGTTTGCAGAATAGCATACGCAAGTTTCTCAGCCTCTTCCCTGTCATGAACAGGCGCAATAATAATCTCATGAGGTCTGAATGCATACTTTTTCTCGCCGTTATTCCACAACAAGACCTTCGCGTCATTATTGTAGTCAGCGCATTTGAGCTCGGCGTTCAGGTAGGGGAACGCCCCGGCGATATCATCATATAGATTGATTCTCGCGCGATACCATGTGGCGTTTGGAACACAGTCGGGAGTGGCTAGATTCATATCAAAACCGCTAATAAGTTGCATGGCCCGTGTTCTTCTCCCCTGTAGATTTGTTATCGCAAGACTTCGGCCGGTATTTCAAGTATTTACAAAGGGTCAAATATGCGGGTTCTTCCCCATTCCCCGAGAGCCTGCTCCTGATCGGCCCTCTGTCAGAGTGTGCCGCCCTTGCCACCATCAAGGGCGCCTTTCATACCCGCGTTTTTGCTGCGCACCACAGCCGGATAGATGACATCCCTCAGAAATACGAGAGCCTCCTGCTCATCGCGATCAATGACGATGGCCTGGAGACAAGCAAAATCCCCTTCGGAAAAATTTACCGTTATCATTGCGTCCACTCGCTCCTGCACTTACGTAAAAACGGAGATGAAAGGCCTCAGCGCGAATCCCGGCCCTTCGCAATCTTAGCATACCCCCCACGGACGATCTGCCGTATGCGGGTTCATCCTGAGTATCTTCTCCGCCTGTCATCTCATTCTCCCTTACGAAGCTTCTTCTCCTCAGTTTTCTTTCTCACCCATTCAACCATTGCCCGCCCCTTATCCATCTGGACGCGCTCCTCCTCCGTCCTCGGCTCTTTCTCAGGATGCGTCACGCGCCAGGTGATTTTCCCGCTGAGCGGCGGTTTCCTGAGCGCCCCGGTGTCGAAGAGCCGGTACCCGCGGAACTCCGTTGGCTCCTCCTGGTAACATGCGCTGACGGCTTCCCGTACCAGATCAACCGATCCCTCATTCAGAAGATCGATCAGGGTAATCTGCTCCCGGAACCGCTCGATGTGCTCCATGGATATATTGAAGAGGTACGGGGTCGGGGAGCGCGTTCCGATGATCCTCTTCCGCTCATCCACACCGTTCTTGATCAGCGCCGCGACCGCCTCTCCCGTGAGATGCCCCGGCGACTCGGGCCCCATCTGGATGAGGTAGCGGATGTTGGGGTTCGCCGTGACGTTGAGGATCACCTTCTCCAGGCCGATATTCTCCGTCTGGAGGGTGCCGGCAAGCGCCGCGCCTGTCTCCACCGCCACGCGCACAAGCATCTCATAGTCTGGAGGCGTCTCCTCCCTCCGGCGGTTGAGGATCACGCAGACAGCAACCGGGGAATAGTCGTTCCCCCTGAGGTAGCACCCTTCCTCGGGTGGATACTCCGGCGCCGGTTCGGCTTTGTATATTTCTGCCATCTCCTATCCTCTCCACATATCAATCAAAACGCGAAGGGGCTCAGTCGGCCCGTGCCAATAATGCAACTACTTCTTCTTGAACATATGTCATCAAAGCGTCAGGATCCTTCTCCACCAGATCCCATGTTTTACTGAGACGTTTCCATTCTTTTTCCTGACCGTTCTGGAATCGCGCTATTACCAGCGATGGGAAGGGTAATTGGTAATGTTTGATATAACGATTATTTTGAGGTTGATCATAATCGATCGATTTCCACACAAGCTTGCCGCTTTTCAATTCAGATGCGAATAGCCCATCCATTGTAGCCTTTGACAACCGCTCGATTTCAAGACATGCCTGACAGCGAATGGCGCCATGGAAATAAGTTGCCACAACCATGCCCTTCTCCGGCATAGCGGAAGCCATGCCGCCGACCAGCCGTTCCTTCACCCGGCTACTTGCCATGCAGGCGGAAAGGAATGGAAGAACCACCAGCAGGATCCAAGCATCCCGGCGACTTCGCTTCAATTGTGCGCTCATCGCGAGCTTATAATTTCTCAAATCGCGGCAAGATAGATCCGTGATTCCTGCCCGCGACATATTACTAGGCAGTGTAGATCAAATAAAATCCGCCCAGAATTACCAGTATGCCGCAGATCCTTTTAAGAACGACAGCCCCTCTGGAACGTTCATTCCAGTTTAAATAATGCTGGACGATTTCGGTAAAGGTACCTGCCAGAACGATGACCGAGCAATGACCAAACGCATAAAATAGCAGCAGAAACCCGCCATATGTTCTCGCGAGTTTAAAGGTTATCCCAAGAATCGGCGCCATATACGCAAATGTGCACGGCCCCAGTGCAATGCCGAAGGCCAGACCGAGGATAAAGGCGGCAAACATTCCCTTCCGCTTCAAGCCGACTTGGGCCGGCCCCGACCAGGGCATGGGAATGATGTCCAGCAGATGCAAACCCACGACAAAGAAGATGGCGGCGACGAGATAATTTCCATAAGGGCCTATGTCCCCCATCATCCTGCCTGCCAGAGCCGTGATCACCCCTATAGCAGCGATCGTTATGAGAATGCCAAATGCAAAGAGGAGCGCGATGACAAACGCCCGTCGCGTCGAGATTCGCCCCTGCTCGTCGATAAACCCGACAATAAGGGGAATACTCGCGAGATGGCAGGGACTCAGGAGTATGCTCAAAACCCCCCACGCAAACGACGCACCCAGTGCGACGAGGGGCGCGCCTTCCACTGCGTGCGTCAGGAATGTGAACAGCCTTTCCATCTCCTGATCCTTTCTCTATTTCGCGTGCTTCACAGCTAAATCAACGCCGAGCTCCTTCCACTTCTTCAATATGTCCTCTTTTGAAAAGAACCCCACATGCCGGTAGAGCTCCTTCCCTGAGGCATTCAGGAAGACCTGCGTGGGGATCATACGTATGCCATATTTTCTAGCTGCCTCAGGTTTCTCCCCGACGTCGATGAACTCCACATGCATCCGGCCCGCATATTCCTTCTTCAGTTCCTCCAGGATCGGCGCCATCATCTTGCACGGGATGCAAAAGGTGCGCCCGAGGTCGATCAGGCTCGGTATCCCCGGGGCGGCCTGGCTCTTTGCCTCAGGGGCTTTTCCTCCGCCTGGAGCGTCACCCCCGTCAGAGCAACCGATAACCAATACGAGAAATATACAGGTCACTACCGCTGTAGCCATGCTTGGCAACAACTTCCTCTCCATGAGATTCATAGGTATATCCAATCCTTTCATGCGAACATTCCGAAAATCATGCCTACGATTGTGGACATCATCACAACAAGAGCGACGAACACGACTGTTTTCTTCGTCCCCAGAATGGTCTGGATGACCAGCACACTCGGGATGGAGAGCGCCGGCCCCGCGAGAAGGAGAGCCAGCGAGGGACCCTTCGCCATCCCCAGCTTCTGGAGCGCCTGAACGATGGGGATCTCCGTGAGCGTCGCGAAATACCAGCACGCCCCGATGAACGAGGCGACGAAGTTGGAGACGAACCCGTTGTCACCGACAAGACCCGCCACCGCCCGCTCCGGGATGAGCGCGGAGACGAAGCCCGTGACGAAGACGCCGCCGAAAAGGAGCGGGACGATCATCTTGGCGAAGCTCCATGTCTGGGACATCCAGGCGTCGAACTCCCCGCGCGTGAACCAGAAAACGCACATCGCGGCGACGGCGAGCCCCATCACGCCCGCGAGCTGCCAGCGGACGCGGTGGATCTTCACGGTGAGACTCTGCTCCTGAGAGATCGAGCGGATATCCTCCCTCCGGATCTCCACCTGCTCGCCCGCCTCGCCGTTTTCGATCACCTGGAAGTTCACGATGTCGCGCGTGTCGTACCGCACGCTCCCGCGCAGCTCCCGGCCGTCGTTCAGGACGACGGTGAAATTGCCGGGGGTGGACCAGTCGGAGAATACCAGGAAGAGCACGAGGGAGAGGAAGAAGAGGGACGTCTTCCAGAGGGGGCGAGCGGGGGGCGGTTCTTCGAGGGCGAACCCCTCCGCTCTGCGCGTCTCGCCCCTTCGGAATATGCCCGCCATGAGGAGGCCGATGACGACGGCGAAGACGATCGACCCGACCGCCCGCCAAAGACCGATGTCGAAGCCGAGGACGCGCGCCGTAAGGAATATCGCCATCACGTTGATCGCCGGGCCGGA
It includes:
- a CDS encoding sulfite exporter TauE/SafE family protein, which translates into the protein MLQWVTDALQAASTGPAALPLAFLLGLVSAVASACCTLPAMGMLVAYSGTRQDVDRRSAFTSAVWFLIGATLALIILGFVAGLVGQTAQAFLGRYWKLFAGAVAVILGLATLKLLPFRLPGRTRKDGAPSASGGKMGAALGGLFLGGGVAACSLPCNPGIFIVIGASVLMGRILWGMALMAAFAVGFSLPLSAILFGVSFGKASLKAQKADAVIRTVAGVLLVCAGFYLLVTF
- a CDS encoding permease — translated: FIAGAIATFLSQASVMNHLGPRSNKVVAYGVASVSGCVLAVCSCSVLPMFAGIYTMGAGLGPACAFLYSGPAINVMAIFLTARVLGFDIGLWRAVGSIVFAVVIGLLMAGIFRRGETRRAEGFALEEPPPARPLWKTSLFFLSLVLFLVFSDWSTPGNFTVVLNDGRELRGSVRYDTRDIVNFQVIENGEAGEQVEIRREDIRSISQEQSLTVKIHRVRWQLAGVMGLAVAAMCVFWFTRGEFDAWMSQTWSFAKMIVPLLFGGVFVTGFVSALIPERAVAGLVGDNGFVSNFVASFIGACWYFATLTEIPIVQALQKLGMAKGPSLALLLAGPALSIPSVLVIQTILGTKKTVVFVALVVMMSTIVGMIFGMFA
- a CDS encoding metalloregulator ArsR/SmtB family transcription factor; translated protein: MRDIMDMLKALADEKRMRILYALKGGELCVCQLIALLKLAPSTVSKHLTILRSARLIDSRKEGRWMYYRLSKEFRPPSAGKILAPLFSDMKETAEILADQKRLKRICGEGLDALCQRIFCKP
- a CDS encoding tetrahydromethanopterin S-methyltransferase subunit A: MAEIYKAEPAPEYPPEEGCYLRGNDYSPVAVCVILNRRREETPPDYEMLVRVAVETGAALAGTLQTENIGLEKVILNVTANPNIRYLIQMGPESPGHLTGEAVAALIKNGVDERKRIIGTRSPTPYLFNISMEHIERFREQITLIDLLNEGSVDLVREAVSACYQEEPTEFRGYRLFDTGALRKPPLSGKITWRVTHPEKEPRTEEERVQMDKGRAMVEWVRKKTEEKKLRKGE
- a CDS encoding nitrophenyl compound nitroreductase subunit ArsF family protein gives rise to the protein MSAQLKRSRRDAWILLVVLPFLSACMASSRVKERLVGGMASAMPEKGMVVATYFHGAIRCQACLEIERLSKATMDGLFASELKSGKLVWKSIDYDQPQNNRYIKHYQLPFPSLVIARFQNGQEKEWKRLSKTWDLVEKDPDALMTYVQEEVVALLARAD
- a CDS encoding thioredoxin family protein, whose product is MATAVVTCIFLVLVIGCSDGGDAPGGGKAPEAKSQAAPGIPSLIDLGRTFCIPCKMMAPILEELKKEYAGRMHVEFIDVGEKPEAARKYGIRMIPTQVFLNASGKELYRHVGFFSKEDILKKWKELGVDLAVKHAK
- a CDS encoding Fe-S cluster protein, coding for MQLISGFDMNLATPDCVPNATWYRARINLYDDIAGAFPYLNAELKCADYNNDAKVLLWNNGEKKYAFRPHEIIIAPVHDREEAEKLAYAILQTVNEIWDRKDKIEPKFEGRKHLPDVLDIYKVLRRTNCRRCGYLSCIAFATALRSDPSKLLLCPHLSKRDFVENGQWLCSENKSRKQIEY
- a CDS encoding cytochrome C biogenesis protein, with the protein product MERLFTFLTHAVEGAPLVALGASFAWGVLSILLSPCHLASIPLIVGFIDEQGRISTRRAFVIALLFAFGILITIAAIGVITALAGRMMGDIGPYGNYLVAAIFFVVGLHLLDIIPMPWSGPAQVGLKRKGMFAAFILGLAFGIALGPCTFAYMAPILGITFKLARTYGGFLLLFYAFGHCSVIVLAGTFTEIVQHYLNWNERSRGAVVLKRICGILVILGGFYLIYTA